The genomic window TGGGGGGAAACAGGAAATCTGGTTCCCTCCCCAATCTTCGGGGAGGGTTAGGGTGGGGTAATACGAGAATCCAAACCCAGGTTCGTAAGATATTTCCGACTTGTGTACACCACCGCAGGCTCTTCAGAGAGGGGTTCTTGGGACTTAATAAGTAATCAAGCAGACATAAGATAAAAAGTCATAAATAAACAGCTAATACTCTGTTGCATTTGGGTATAACGAGGAACAACAGTCATGATTTAAACTTCTGTTCTATTTGCAGATATTCAGGAACGCCGACGAGTTCTTGAAAATCTTGAAAGCTAACCAAATCAGGTAATTCAGTGGTGCTTCCTTGTTCTTTTAAATGAAGAAAACAAGCAGTCATTACCTTTGTGACAGCTAGGAGGGCAGTCAGAGGGAAAAACACAATTTTGAAGCCCAACTGTTGTAACTTTGCTGGAGAAACTTCGGGAGTTTTACCACCTTCAACGATATTAGCTACTAGTGGCACATCCGGGAAAGCTACGGCGATCGCTTTTAATTCTTCAATAGACTGAGGAGCCTCTACAAATAGTATATCTGCACCAGCGGCAATGTAAGCCCGACCACGAGCGATCGCTGCCTCTAAACCTAGTGACGCACGGACATCAGTGCGAGCAATAATCACCAAACCGCTATCACCCCGCGCCTCCACAGCTGCCCTGATT from Nostoc sp. UHCC 0926 includes these protein-coding regions:
- a CDS encoding isocitrate lyase/PEP mutase family protein, which produces MSSSQKLRQLLARPEIIIIPGVYDCLGAKLVEQTGFEVVVTSGFGIAASTLGLPDYGFVTATEMLYSVGRIVQSVNIPLIADLDTGYGNALNVVRTIKDAVQLGVAGVLLEDQEWPKKCGHFEGKRVISQAEQVGKIRAAVEARGDSGLVIIARTDVRASLGLEAAIARGRAYIAAGADILFVEAPQSIEELKAIAVAFPDVPLVANIVEGGKTPEVSPAKLQQLGFKIVFFPLTALLAVTKVMTACFLHLKEQGSTTELPDLVSFQDFQELVGVPEYLQIEQKFKS